From a region of the Candidatus Pantoea bituminis genome:
- the wzc gene encoding tyrosine-protein kinase Wzc, with product MNIKNKVMTAPREDSNGWDLAHLVGQLIDHRWIIVAVTAFFMLVATLYTLFATPIYSADALVQVEQKNASSVLNDLDSLMPATPASDTEIQILESRMVIGKTVADLGLDTVVEQNYFPVIGKGLSRLMGNKPSDLAISRLEIPRTIDKRTVELEVTGPDSYTVSKDGDELFKGKVGQLETHGDVTMLVSGINADEGTSFNVTKLNELQAINSVLTNLSVADKGKDTGVLGLEYLGEDPEKISKVLNQIVNNYLLQNVERKSEQAEKSLEFLRKQLPEVRSKLDVAEDKLNTFRRQNDSVDLSLEAKSALDSSVSVQSQLNELTFREAEVSQLFTKDHPTYRALLEKRKTLEGEQAQLNKKISGMPQTQQEILRLTRDVQSGQEIYMQLLNRQQELGISKASTVGDVRIIDGAETANSPVAPKKALIIAASLIFGLFVSVGLVLLKALLHHGIENPDQLEELGMNVYASVPLSEWQRKKDTEALARRGNKVKTDPHDTLLALGNPTDLSIEAIRSLRTSLHFAMMEAKNNILMITGASPGIGKTFICANLATLVAKAGQRVLFIDGDMRRGYTHELLGAENKSGLSNILSGKTEFNPAMIQKGIYGFDFMPRGQVPPNPSELLMHRRMGELLDWASKNYDLVLIDTPPILAVTDASIIGKLAGTSLMVARFETNTTKEVDVSFKRFAQNGIEIKGVILNAVVRKAANAYGYGYDYYDYEYGKPTKS from the coding sequence ATGAATATAAAAAACAAGGTTATGACCGCGCCGAGAGAGGATTCGAATGGATGGGATCTGGCGCATCTTGTGGGACAGCTTATTGATCACCGCTGGATCATTGTTGCGGTTACCGCCTTCTTTATGCTGGTGGCAACGCTCTACACACTGTTCGCTACACCGATTTATAGCGCTGACGCTTTAGTTCAGGTTGAGCAGAAAAATGCCAGCTCGGTACTGAACGATCTAGACAGCCTCATGCCGGCTACGCCAGCATCCGATACTGAGATTCAAATCCTTGAGTCTCGTATGGTTATCGGTAAAACCGTGGCTGATTTGGGATTAGATACTGTTGTTGAGCAGAACTACTTCCCGGTTATCGGTAAAGGTTTGTCGCGTCTGATGGGCAATAAGCCGTCTGATTTGGCTATTTCGCGTCTGGAAATTCCACGCACCATCGATAAACGTACCGTAGAACTGGAAGTAACTGGACCAGACTCTTATACCGTTTCTAAAGATGGTGATGAGCTGTTCAAAGGTAAAGTTGGCCAGCTGGAAACGCATGGCGATGTCACCATGCTGGTGAGCGGCATTAATGCTGATGAAGGCACGAGCTTTAATGTCACTAAGCTGAACGAATTGCAGGCGATTAACTCTGTGTTAACTAACTTGTCCGTTGCGGACAAGGGCAAAGACACCGGCGTGTTAGGTCTGGAATATCTGGGTGAAGATCCGGAGAAAATCAGCAAAGTCCTGAATCAAATCGTTAACAACTACCTGTTACAGAACGTTGAACGTAAGTCTGAACAAGCAGAGAAGAGCCTTGAGTTCCTGCGTAAACAGTTACCGGAAGTCCGCTCTAAACTGGATGTTGCTGAAGACAAGCTGAACACCTTCCGTCGTCAGAACGACTCGGTTGACCTGTCACTGGAAGCGAAATCTGCCTTAGATTCATCTGTTAGCGTGCAGAGTCAATTGAATGAACTGACGTTCCGCGAAGCGGAAGTTTCTCAGTTGTTCACTAAAGATCACCCAACCTACCGCGCATTGCTGGAAAAACGCAAAACGTTGGAAGGTGAGCAGGCGCAGCTGAACAAGAAAATTTCAGGCATGCCGCAGACGCAGCAAGAGATCTTACGTCTGACGCGTGATGTGCAGTCAGGTCAGGAAATCTACATGCAGTTGCTGAATCGCCAACAAGAGTTAGGCATCAGCAAAGCCAGCACCGTGGGTGATGTTCGTATCATCGATGGCGCCGAAACGGCTAACTCGCCTGTTGCACCGAAGAAAGCCTTGATTATCGCTGCAAGCTTGATCTTTGGTCTGTTTGTTTCGGTTGGCCTGGTGCTGCTGAAAGCCTTGCTGCATCACGGTATTGAAAACCCGGACCAGCTGGAAGAGTTGGGCATGAACGTCTATGCCAGCGTCCCGCTTTCCGAATGGCAGCGTAAGAAAGATACCGAAGCGCTGGCGCGCCGTGGCAATAAGGTGAAAACCGATCCGCACGACACGCTGCTGGCATTAGGGAATCCAACTGACCTCTCTATTGAAGCGATTCGTAGCCTGCGTACCAGCCTGCATTTCGCCATGATGGAAGCCAAGAACAACATCCTGATGATTACCGGTGCGAGCCCGGGTATTGGTAAAACCTTTATCTGTGCCAACCTGGCAACGCTGGTTGCAAAAGCGGGCCAGCGTGTCCTGTTCATCGATGGTGACATGCGCCGCGGCTATACCCATGAGCTGCTGGGTGCAGAGAACAAGTCTGGCTTATCCAATATTCTTTCTGGCAAAACTGAATTCAATCCAGCAATGATTCAGAAAGGCATTTACGGCTTTGACTTCATGCCACGCGGTCAGGTGCCACCTAATCCATCTGAGCTGCTGATGCACCGTCGCATGGGTGAGCTGCTGGATTGGGCGAGCAAGAACTACGATTTGGTTCTGATCGATACACCACCGATTCTGGCCGTCACCGATGCCTCAATCATCGGTAAGTTGGCAGGAACCTCGCTGATGGTGGCGCGTTTTGAAACCAATACCACCAAAGAAGTGGATGTCAGCTTCAAGCGCTTCGCACAAAACGGCATTGAAATTAAAGGCGTGATCCTTAACGCCGTGGTCCGTAAAGCGGCCAATGCTTATGGTTACGGTTATGACTATTACGATTACGAGTATGGCAAACCAACCAAAAGTTAA
- a CDS encoding SGNH/GDSL hydrolase family protein gives MSKKLMAVLLVAAPMLAQAADDKAAFVIAAYGDSTTAGVISSGGRNIITKNNEMNYLHQMLKDKYGEGIQLKNHGSPGAQAAELVYSQDNKPHLDWAERMAKSDANMILLNYGINDARIYFLKIRKPIRKARKSTSAS, from the coding sequence ATGAGCAAGAAGTTGATGGCAGTTCTGTTGGTGGCTGCGCCTATGCTGGCGCAGGCTGCCGATGATAAAGCCGCATTTGTTATTGCGGCTTATGGTGACTCAACGACCGCCGGCGTTATTTCATCTGGTGGTCGTAATATCATTACTAAAAACAACGAGATGAATTATCTTCATCAGATGTTGAAAGACAAATATGGTGAGGGCATCCAGTTAAAAAACCACGGTTCTCCCGGCGCACAGGCGGCTGAATTGGTTTACAGCCAGGATAACAAACCCCATCTCGACTGGGCAGAACGTATGGCGAAGTCTGATGCCAATATGATTCTGCTCAACTATGGCATTAACGATGCACGTATTTACTTTTTAAAGATAAGAAAGCCCATCAGGAAAGCCCGGAAGAGTACAAGCGCATCATGA
- a CDS encoding acyltransferase family protein, whose protein sequence is MYVLIMVLSFCLALIILRVFSFHKGVYNESGIKSISGLRALLASIVAFSHFAHYIYSLDGKWIFDKDYFAWFSEGNFFVNSGKFGVLLFFMISAFLFYRWLDNDTMTPGQLTYKLLKSRIRRIVPMFWFSAFVIIVIGLVKGDLIVGATAVKDAVLWLLFIGSYHIGDYATADVNAGVEWTLRLEWLLYLSIPLIYVINRATNGKYKTLLILGSIGVIFCVAVGLRLWGKTYTDPRPVLGFAMGYMAYKHRELFVHYKHSSLAALAVILLTLFSLAFTSNTFFYLIFLCCLTVIFFIVSSGNAVFGILENKTLMSIGEVSYSLYLIHGVVLYFIKQIPLTLIPHSILVYTLLSTGFFVASFYVAKLTYLYVEKPFIGSNKKKKVAIKASPTN, encoded by the coding sequence ATGTATGTATTAATCATGGTGCTGTCATTTTGTCTGGCGCTTATTATTTTACGTGTATTCTCCTTTCATAAAGGGGTCTATAACGAAAGTGGCATCAAAAGTATCTCTGGCTTACGTGCCCTTTTAGCAAGCATCGTGGCGTTCTCCCACTTTGCGCATTACATTTATTCGCTTGATGGAAAGTGGATATTCGATAAAGACTACTTTGCCTGGTTCTCGGAAGGTAACTTCTTTGTTAACTCCGGAAAATTCGGCGTGTTGCTGTTTTTCATGATCTCGGCGTTTCTGTTTTATCGCTGGTTAGACAATGACACCATGACGCCCGGCCAGCTCACCTATAAGCTCTTGAAATCGCGTATTCGCCGTATCGTCCCGATGTTCTGGTTCTCCGCATTCGTCATCATCGTGATTGGGCTGGTAAAAGGTGATCTGATCGTCGGTGCTACAGCGGTGAAAGATGCGGTACTGTGGTTACTGTTTATTGGCAGTTATCACATTGGCGATTATGCAACGGCTGACGTCAACGCAGGTGTCGAATGGACGCTTCGTCTGGAATGGCTGCTTTATCTCTCCATTCCGCTGATCTATGTCATCAATCGTGCCACTAACGGCAAATACAAAACGTTGCTGATCCTCGGCTCAATTGGGGTGATTTTCTGTGTGGCTGTGGGCTTGCGCCTGTGGGGTAAAACCTACACCGATCCACGTCCCGTTCTGGGCTTCGCGATGGGGTACATGGCCTACAAACACCGTGAGCTGTTTGTTCACTATAAGCACTCAAGCCTGGCAGCCTTAGCGGTGATTTTACTCACCCTGTTTTCGCTCGCATTTACCAGCAACACCTTCTTTTACCTGATTTTCCTTTGCTGCCTCACGGTGATATTTTTCATCGTCAGCAGCGGTAACGCCGTGTTTGGCATTCTGGAAAACAAGACCCTGATGTCCATTGGCGAGGTTAGCTACAGCCTGTATCTCATTCATGGTGTGGTGCTGTATTTCATTAAGCAGATTCCGCTGACGCTGATTCCTCACTCAATCCTGGTTTACACCTTGCTGTCGACCGGCTTTTTTGTCGCTTCTTTCTATGTAGCCAAGCTGACTTATCTCTACGTGGAAAAGCCGTTTATCGGCAGTAATAAGAAGAAAAAAGTGGCGATCAAAGCGTCGCCAACAAATTAG
- a CDS encoding glycosyltransferase family 2 protein, with protein MKDIRFSIVIPAYNASESIVTTLDCVKAQSYRNFEVIIVDDKSIDAAALAEVVRSERYQDLDINLVLSEVKLNGAGARNKGIELATGDYVSFLDADDEWHADKLLHVSEKIAQLDAQGKQNFIIFSQVNIYQDGSFLKVMPMQPPGKDETVAEYLFGCYGFIQTSTIVLKREDAAKIQFDTRYIRHQDYDFCIRADRMGYDFVMIAAPLANYHLVTKFGSKHKGESVKYSIFWLDTMKPHLTSRDIHTYKAFKLPLRYKMDGNSLMASLSFARYFFLTNKDNRAYFMNRLKDKVRARFGGEKALS; from the coding sequence ATGAAGGATATTCGCTTCTCCATCGTAATTCCCGCTTATAATGCGTCAGAATCGATTGTGACGACGCTGGATTGCGTCAAGGCGCAAAGCTATCGCAATTTCGAAGTGATCATTGTGGATGACAAATCCATTGATGCTGCCGCGCTGGCAGAGGTGGTTCGCAGCGAGCGTTATCAGGATTTGGACATTAATCTGGTGCTCTCTGAGGTCAAGCTCAACGGTGCCGGTGCACGTAACAAAGGCATCGAGTTAGCTACCGGCGATTACGTCAGCTTTCTGGATGCCGATGATGAATGGCATGCAGATAAACTGCTTCATGTCAGCGAGAAAATTGCTCAGCTGGACGCGCAGGGCAAGCAGAACTTCATCATCTTTAGCCAGGTAAATATTTATCAGGATGGCTCTTTTCTGAAAGTGATGCCGATGCAGCCGCCAGGTAAAGATGAAACGGTCGCTGAGTATCTGTTCGGCTGTTACGGCTTTATTCAGACCAGCACTATCGTGTTGAAGCGTGAAGATGCGGCCAAAATCCAGTTTGATACGCGCTATATCCGCCATCAGGATTATGACTTCTGTATTCGCGCCGATCGCATGGGCTACGACTTCGTTATGATCGCTGCGCCTTTAGCTAATTATCATCTGGTGACCAAATTTGGTTCCAAGCACAAAGGCGAGTCAGTGAAGTATTCGATTTTCTGGCTGGATACGATGAAACCGCACCTTACCTCGCGTGACATTCACACCTATAAAGCCTTTAAACTGCCGCTGCGCTACAAAATGGACGGCAATTCGCTGATGGCGAGCCTGAGCTTTGCGCGCTATTTCTTCCTCACCAATAAAGACAACCGCGCTTACTTTATGAATCGCCTGAAAGACAAGGTGAGAGCGCGCTTTGGCGGAGAAAAAGCGCTTTCCTGA
- a CDS encoding glycosyltransferase family 2 protein, whose translation MNNQVGTVGIVMPMYNARQTVLRAVQSVINQGHTDWHLYLINDKSTDDSLAFVRENCQDARITILDNAVNMGAAETRNVGLRAAKEEIIAFLDSDDEWHADKLAQQVAAIAAGDDFVITEYHYKTQKADHDITYSKPYLQQENFVKKQYRVCFSSVCFRRPPQGIFFQRKGHEDFLFLYELFTRYKQARVIQTILVNYYELGDSLSRNKNKAAKWHLELLRIIYKNNPLKIYYYYGWYMVNGVLFTLKHR comes from the coding sequence ATGAATAATCAAGTTGGAACCGTCGGCATTGTTATGCCTATGTACAATGCACGTCAGACGGTATTACGCGCCGTGCAATCGGTTATCAATCAGGGTCACACAGACTGGCACCTTTACCTGATAAACGATAAATCAACCGATGACTCGCTGGCGTTCGTGCGCGAAAATTGTCAGGATGCACGCATCACCATTTTGGATAACGCCGTTAATATGGGCGCCGCCGAGACCCGCAATGTTGGGCTGCGTGCGGCTAAAGAGGAGATCATTGCTTTCCTCGACAGCGATGACGAATGGCATGCTGACAAGTTGGCGCAGCAAGTCGCAGCGATTGCCGCCGGGGATGATTTTGTGATCACCGAGTATCACTACAAAACCCAAAAAGCTGACCACGACATTACCTACTCAAAACCCTACCTCCAACAAGAAAATTTCGTGAAGAAGCAGTACCGCGTCTGTTTTTCATCGGTCTGTTTCCGCCGTCCGCCGCAGGGTATTTTTTTCCAGCGCAAAGGCCACGAAGATTTCCTGTTTCTCTACGAATTGTTCACTCGCTACAAGCAAGCACGCGTTATTCAGACAATTCTTGTCAATTATTACGAATTAGGTGATTCACTTTCGCGCAATAAGAACAAAGCGGCGAAGTGGCACCTTGAATTATTAAGAATTATCTATAAAAACAATCCGTTAAAAATCTATTACTATTACGGCTGGTATATGGTGAATGGTGTGCTGTTTACCTTGAAGCATCGTTAA
- the wcaK gene encoding colanic acid biosynthesis pyruvyl transferase WcaK — MKILLVGNHTCGNRGDGAILRGLIDSMQSARSDLDIDVISRYPTSSGYLLQQHIQQDSLFLHNSKSGKGLVGSVKRKVANRLMPDIMMAHLGKGGLYKSFSVPAHLKAFTESLKQYDAIIQVGGSFFVDLYGVTQFDHALCALMAKKPIYMIGHSVGPFQNPRVNALANFVFDRVNSLVLRESVSLDLMKRDGVTSSKVAAGVDTAFLVKAREVENPSHNLRHWQSIISARKTIAITVRELAPFDKRLGVTQKEYEEAFGRVINAMIAEGYQVVAFSTCTGIDSYAKDDRMVALTLRDHVAQPEHYHVIMDEFNDLELGILLSHCHLTIGTRLHSAIISMNFGTPAVAINYEHKSMGVMNQLGLPQMATDVKSLMDGSLIDKVKTVLADYDNIKHKVDTAVANEREIGNRITEEILKVLG, encoded by the coding sequence ATGAAAATTTTATTGGTGGGTAACCATACCTGTGGGAATCGTGGGGATGGCGCGATTCTTCGTGGACTGATTGATTCGATGCAGTCCGCGCGTAGTGATCTTGATATCGATGTCATTAGCCGTTATCCAACCAGCTCTGGTTATTTGCTTCAACAGCACATTCAGCAAGACTCGCTGTTTTTGCATAACAGCAAGTCAGGTAAAGGATTGGTCGGTTCAGTAAAGCGTAAAGTCGCGAACCGTCTGATGCCTGACATCATGATGGCGCACTTGGGCAAAGGCGGCTTGTATAAATCCTTTTCTGTACCAGCGCACCTCAAAGCCTTTACTGAAAGCCTGAAACAGTACGATGCAATTATTCAGGTTGGCGGTTCATTCTTCGTCGATCTGTATGGCGTTACCCAGTTTGACCATGCGCTGTGTGCCTTGATGGCGAAGAAGCCGATTTACATGATTGGTCACTCAGTCGGCCCGTTCCAGAATCCTCGCGTTAACGCCCTGGCGAACTTTGTGTTTGACCGCGTAAACAGCCTGGTATTGCGTGAATCTGTCAGTCTTGATCTGATGAAGCGCGATGGTGTGACCAGCTCTAAAGTTGCTGCCGGCGTTGATACCGCGTTTTTGGTTAAAGCGCGTGAAGTTGAAAATCCAAGTCATAACTTGCGTCACTGGCAATCTATTATCAGCGCGCGCAAAACGATCGCCATTACCGTGCGTGAACTGGCGCCGTTTGACAAGCGTCTGGGTGTGACCCAGAAAGAGTATGAAGAGGCTTTTGGGCGCGTCATTAACGCGATGATTGCCGAAGGCTATCAGGTTGTGGCTTTCTCAACCTGTACCGGCATCGACAGCTACGCGAAAGATGACCGCATGGTGGCGTTAACGTTACGCGATCACGTTGCACAGCCTGAGCATTACCATGTCATCATGGACGAATTCAATGACCTTGAATTGGGAATCCTTTTAAGCCACTGTCATTTGACGATCGGCACTCGCCTGCATTCCGCCATTATTTCCATGAACTTCGGCACGCCAGCCGTTGCGATCAACTACGAGCACAAGTCGATGGGTGTGATGAATCAGCTTGGTTTGCCGCAGATGGCAACGGATGTCAAAAGCCTGATGGATGGTTCGCTGATCGACAAGGTTAAGACCGTTCTTGCTGATTACGACAACATCAAGCACAAGGTCGACACGGCCGTTGCGAATGAAAGGGAAATTGGCAATCGGATCACTGAAGAGATTCTCAAAGTATTAGGGTAA
- a CDS encoding glycosyltransferase codes for MKLTFFTMRFPVASETFVLNQVTHFIDAGYDVEIISVFPGDLVNRHAAFDEYGLAAKTHYLLPEEKVSLVDKLIQRLKLVLPKITKSSLLRSLNVRRYGAQSSKLLLPSIVANASQIFTADVFLVHFGYAGALANKLRELGVLKGKQATVFHGADISRRHILEEHKHDYINLFEQSELMLPISHLWENKLIEMGCPPEKIHVTRMGIEPEKFNFQPRQGFHKPLRIVSVARLTEKKGLDVAVKASAILKQRGGQFQYTIIGNGDQDEMMRGFIAEEGMEDCVTMPGFKPQNEIRKALSEADIFLLPSKTAADGDMEGIPVALMEAMAVGLPVVSTFHSGIPELIENNVSGWLVEEDDPEALADTLLKLSQGEVDVAPVVAAARHKVETEFNQHIAYGELAQILERLV; via the coding sequence ATGAAGCTGACTTTTTTCACCATGCGTTTCCCGGTTGCCTCCGAAACCTTTGTTTTGAATCAGGTAACCCATTTTATTGATGCCGGTTACGATGTGGAGATTATTTCGGTATTTCCCGGTGATTTGGTGAATCGGCACGCTGCCTTTGATGAGTATGGGCTGGCGGCTAAGACACATTATCTGTTGCCGGAAGAGAAAGTCTCGCTGGTGGATAAGCTGATCCAGCGCCTCAAGCTGGTCTTGCCGAAGATAACCAAATCTTCGCTGCTTCGTTCGCTCAATGTGCGCCGCTATGGCGCACAATCCAGCAAACTGTTGTTGCCATCGATTGTGGCAAATGCGTCCCAGATTTTCACTGCTGATGTGTTTCTGGTGCATTTTGGTTATGCAGGTGCGCTCGCCAATAAGTTACGCGAGTTAGGCGTGCTGAAGGGCAAACAGGCCACCGTGTTTCACGGTGCTGACATTTCACGTCGACACATTCTGGAGGAGCACAAACACGATTACATCAATCTGTTTGAGCAGAGCGAACTGATGTTGCCGATCAGCCATTTATGGGAGAACAAGCTGATTGAGATGGGTTGCCCGCCAGAAAAAATTCATGTTACCCGCATGGGAATTGAGCCTGAGAAATTTAATTTTCAGCCGCGTCAGGGATTTCATAAACCTTTGCGGATTGTCTCGGTTGCACGTCTCACTGAGAAGAAAGGACTGGATGTCGCGGTGAAAGCGAGCGCAATTTTGAAACAGCGCGGTGGCCAGTTCCAGTACACCATTATTGGTAATGGTGATCAGGATGAGATGATGCGCGGCTTTATTGCCGAAGAGGGCATGGAAGATTGTGTGACGATGCCAGGCTTCAAGCCGCAGAACGAGATCCGCAAAGCATTAAGCGAGGCTGATATCTTCCTGCTGCCGTCTAAAACGGCTGCCGATGGTGACATGGAAGGCATTCCCGTGGCACTGATGGAAGCCATGGCGGTCGGTTTGCCGGTGGTTTCTACCTTTCATAGCGGCATCCCTGAACTGATTGAAAACAATGTTTCCGGCTGGTTAGTTGAAGAAGATGACCCGGAAGCGCTGGCGGATACCTTGCTGAAACTCTCACAGGGAGAAGTGGATGTCGCGCCGGTAGTGGCAGCGGCTCGACACAAAGTTGAGACCGAATTTAATCAGCATATCGCTTATGGCGAGCTGGCACAGATTCTGGAGCGATTGGTGTGA
- a CDS encoding lipopolysaccharide biosynthesis protein, producing the protein MSGFKSQAIWLFGSTCFSAVLQVAQLSLLARKLETHELGLLAIINAILAVAGVLQDMGMSSYLVHRQNITRREQSTIYWVNVSLSLCTGLIMLAIAFPVAWFYHLPELVGLIMLTSLNFLVLGHLSQYQAHYIKTKRMVSLAKIEMGTKLFAFLCVVAMLQYTSLTVAAAILGLFINAFTRIICMIVLGEKSWRPTWEFDKATFIGAVRYGSYQLGSQTINQLRTQADALVVGKVMGAEMLGVYSLAKELVLQPLKLVTPVINRLALPRFAEKQQDPEQLKKLFLKGTLAIMLFSSAMYFVIGVFSPVIVRVLYGTSHEQVYHLIPLMLLFGMLRPMGGLTGAISQANGRTNVEFYWNIVASLVVLGVLATTFIWPNVLYVALTLSISQVLISALAHPFFIKPVIGIRFMPYARQWMSVSVVFVGLMMLINHFNLFVMPEWFERWL; encoded by the coding sequence GTGAGTGGATTTAAGTCACAGGCGATTTGGTTGTTTGGCAGCACCTGTTTTTCGGCGGTGCTGCAGGTTGCACAACTTAGCCTTCTCGCCCGTAAGCTGGAAACCCATGAACTGGGGCTTTTAGCCATTATTAACGCCATTCTGGCCGTAGCGGGTGTACTTCAGGATATGGGCATGAGCAGCTATCTCGTGCACCGTCAGAACATTACTCGCCGCGAGCAGAGCACCATTTACTGGGTGAACGTCTCACTCAGTTTATGTACTGGCTTGATCATGCTAGCGATTGCCTTTCCGGTTGCCTGGTTCTATCACCTGCCAGAGCTGGTAGGTCTGATCATGTTGACCAGCCTGAACTTTCTGGTGTTGGGGCATTTGTCGCAATACCAGGCGCACTACATCAAAACCAAGCGGATGGTCTCGCTGGCAAAAATTGAGATGGGCACCAAGCTGTTCGCCTTTCTGTGCGTAGTGGCGATGCTGCAATACACCTCGCTTACGGTGGCCGCGGCCATACTCGGTCTATTCATTAACGCCTTTACCCGCATCATTTGCATGATTGTGCTGGGCGAGAAATCATGGCGTCCCACGTGGGAATTTGATAAAGCGACCTTTATTGGCGCGGTGCGTTACGGTAGCTATCAGTTGGGATCGCAGACGATCAATCAGTTACGTACCCAAGCCGATGCGCTCGTGGTGGGTAAAGTGATGGGCGCGGAGATGCTGGGGGTTTACTCACTGGCGAAAGAGCTGGTATTACAACCGCTGAAGCTGGTTACACCGGTGATTAACCGTTTAGCGCTACCGCGTTTTGCAGAGAAACAGCAGGATCCTGAACAGCTTAAGAAACTGTTCCTGAAGGGAACGCTGGCGATTATGTTGTTCAGCAGCGCCATGTATTTTGTTATCGGCGTCTTCTCTCCGGTTATCGTGCGTGTGCTGTATGGCACATCCCATGAGCAGGTTTATCATCTGATCCCGCTGATGTTGTTATTCGGTATGCTGCGTCCAATGGGTGGTTTGACCGGGGCGATTTCGCAAGCGAACGGTCGCACTAACGTGGAATTCTACTGGAACATTGTCGCGAGCCTGGTGGTATTAGGAGTATTAGCCACGACCTTCATCTGGCCAAATGTCCTCTACGTTGCATTAACGCTCTCTATCTCTCAGGTATTGATATCCGCGCTGGCACATCCTTTCTTTATCAAGCCGGTGATTGGTATTCGCTTTATGCCCTATGCGCGTCAGTGGATGTCAGTTTCAGTGGTGTTCGTTGGGCTAATGATGCTGATTAATCACTTCAATTTGTTTGTAATGCCGGAGTGGTTTGAGCGCTGGTTGTAA
- the galF gene encoding UTP--glucose-1-phosphate uridylyltransferase GalF: MTKLKAVIPVAGLGMHMLPATKAIPKEMLPVVDKPMIQYIVDECVAAGIKEIVLVTHASKNAVENHFDTTYELEALLEARVKRQLLSEVQSICPPGVTIMNVRQAQPLGLGHSILCARPMIGDNPFVVVLPDVLLDDSTADHLRYNLAAMVARFEETGHSQVLAKHMPNSDLSEYSVITTEEPIDNPGDVSSITNFVEKPENPAELNSDLAAVGRYVLSADIWAELERTEPGAWGRIQLTDAIASLSKQKTVDVSLLTGKSFDCGRKLGYMQAFVSYGLRNNAQGRDFREAIQKILAK, encoded by the coding sequence ATGACCAAGCTTAAAGCAGTAATCCCGGTTGCGGGTCTCGGTATGCATATGCTCCCTGCGACTAAAGCCATTCCGAAAGAAATGCTGCCTGTTGTCGACAAACCGATGATTCAATACATCGTGGATGAATGTGTTGCAGCGGGCATCAAAGAGATTGTGCTGGTCACCCATGCTTCCAAAAATGCGGTGGAAAACCACTTTGATACGACTTACGAGCTGGAAGCATTGCTTGAAGCGCGCGTTAAGCGTCAATTGCTGAGCGAAGTACAATCAATCTGTCCTCCGGGCGTTACCATCATGAACGTGCGTCAGGCACAACCATTAGGTCTTGGTCACTCCATTTTGTGTGCCCGCCCAATGATTGGTGATAATCCGTTCGTCGTGGTACTGCCAGACGTGCTGCTGGATGATTCCACCGCTGACCACCTGCGTTATAACCTGGCAGCGATGGTTGCACGCTTCGAAGAAACCGGTCACAGCCAGGTGCTGGCGAAACACATGCCAAACTCTGATCTCTCTGAATACTCGGTGATTACCACTGAAGAACCTATCGACAACCCAGGCGATGTTAGCAGCATCACCAATTTTGTTGAGAAGCCAGAAAACCCGGCTGAACTGAATTCCGATCTGGCTGCGGTAGGTCGCTATGTTCTTTCTGCTGATATCTGGGCAGAACTGGAGCGTACCGAGCCAGGCGCGTGGGGTCGTATTCAGCTGACCGATGCTATCGCCAGCCTGAGCAAGCAGAAAACGGTAGATGTTTCGCTGTTAACGGGTAAAAGCTTCGACTGTGGTCGTAAGCTGGGTTACATGCAGGCATTCGTTTCATACGGCCTGCGTAACAACGCACAAGGTCGCGATTTCCGCGAAGCTATTCAAAAGATCCTGGCGAAGTAA